The Humulus lupulus chromosome 3, drHumLupu1.1, whole genome shotgun sequence genome window below encodes:
- the LOC133821762 gene encoding uncharacterized protein LOC133821762 produces the protein MYNAAYVFRKFEFHANFEKIKSKDPAIAQYLEGMGFDKWSRAYFPGNRYNIMTSNYAESFNNKTRDARSFPITTFVEFIRFTLQSWFCNRRETSEKTTTTLAPTYEKNLVDMAEKARFLIPYAIGRHEFRVLDGELNGEVDLLNKTCTCGVFQIIGIPCAHALSGSLKRGVNFYSLCSDYYKIETWRSSYIESIYPTGNEQKSGLFHMTL, from the exons ATGTATAATGCGGCATATGTTTTTAGGAAATTCGAGTTCCACGCTAACTtcgaaaaaatcaaatcaaaagacccagccattgctcaatacctagaaggaatgggttttgataagtggtcccgtgcttactttcctggaaatag gtataatataatgacaagcaattacgctgaaagtttcaacaataagACCCGGGACGCTAGGAGCTTTCCGATAACTACATTCGTCGAATTTATTCGCTTCACACTACAGTCCTGGTTCTGTAATAGGAGAGAAACTAGCGAGAAGACAACTACCACTCTTGCACCGACCTATGAGAAAAATTTGGTGGATATGGCTGAGAAAGCTCGATTCTTGATTCCTTATGCAATAGGGAGGCATGAGTTCCGTGTGTTAGATGGTGAGCTGAATGGTGAAGTCGACCTCCTGAATAAGACATGCACATGCGGCGTGTTTCAGATTATTGGTATCCCATGTGCTCATGCACTATCTGGATCCCTTAAGCGAGGGGTGAACTTTTATTCGTTGTGTTCAGATTACTATAAAATTGAGACATGGAGGTCCTCTTACATAGAATCTATATATCCTACTGGTAACGAGCAAAAGAGTGGATTGTTCCACATGACATTATGA